From a single bacterium genomic region:
- a CDS encoding dethiobiotin synthase, with translation MPIPKQLPPASGSEPPDDSHTPFVHCAPHTRAGEPFPIAVRVGHVAEHTDDPEHYIPWVQLWSGERLLAEARFAQGLLGGQGACGNATVTFNLVPAPGTLDLTALAYCNRHGLWESAPVRVEVEAPTED, from the coding sequence ATGCCGATCCCGAAACAGCTGCCCCCGGCTTCCGGCAGCGAGCCGCCGGACGATAGTCACACGCCCTTCGTCCACTGCGCACCGCACACGCGGGCCGGTGAGCCCTTCCCGATCGCCGTGCGCGTCGGCCACGTGGCCGAGCACACGGACGACCCGGAGCACTACATCCCCTGGGTGCAGCTCTGGAGCGGCGAGCGCCTGCTCGCCGAGGCGCGCTTCGCCCAGGGGCTGCTTGGCGGCCAGGGCGCGTGCGGCAACGCGACCGTGACCTTCAACTTGGTGCCGGCGCCGGGAACCCTCGATCTGACCGCCCTGGCCTACTGCAACCGGCACGGCCTCTGGGAGAGCGCGCCGGTCCGCGTCGAAGTCGAAGCGCCCACGGAGGACTGA
- a CDS encoding SDR family oxidoreductase → MTSHPLAGQWALVLGASSGFGAASALALARRSCHIAGVHLDRRATLPKVQEIIGAIEATGVRALFFNVNASSQEKRDEVIQQLQAVGVGRLQVLLHSLAFGSLLPYFPAAVAGGEPPPTMGRDRMEMTLDVMAHSLVYWTQDLLAAGLLGAGSRIFSMTSSGGSRVMPSYGAVSAAKAALESHTRQMAMELAPRGITVNALRAGVTDTPALRMIPGNERILAMARERNPSGRLTLPEDVAGALVALCGPGTDWITGNVIGVDGGEDIVG, encoded by the coding sequence ATGACCAGCCACCCCCTCGCGGGTCAATGGGCCCTCGTCCTCGGCGCGTCGAGCGGCTTCGGCGCTGCGTCGGCGCTGGCCCTGGCCCGCCGCAGCTGCCACATCGCGGGCGTGCACCTGGACCGCCGGGCGACGCTGCCCAAGGTCCAGGAGATCATCGGCGCCATCGAGGCGACGGGGGTGCGCGCGCTCTTCTTCAACGTCAACGCCTCGAGCCAGGAGAAGCGCGACGAGGTGATCCAGCAGCTGCAGGCCGTCGGCGTCGGGCGCTTGCAGGTGCTGCTGCACAGTCTCGCCTTCGGGTCGCTGCTCCCCTACTTCCCCGCGGCGGTCGCGGGCGGCGAGCCACCACCCACCATGGGCCGCGACCGCATGGAGATGACCCTCGACGTCATGGCCCACAGCCTCGTCTACTGGACGCAGGACCTGCTGGCGGCCGGCCTGCTCGGCGCCGGCAGCCGCATCTTCTCGATGACCTCCTCGGGCGGGAGCCGAGTAATGCCCAGCTACGGCGCCGTGAGCGCCGCCAAGGCCGCCCTGGAGAGCCACACCCGCCAGATGGCGATGGAGCTCGCGCCGCGGGGGATCACGGTCAATGCCCTGCGCGCCGGGGTCACGGACACGCCGGCCCTGCGCATGATCCCGGGCAACGAACGGATCCTGGCGATGGCCCGCGAGCGCAATCCCTCCGGCCGGCTCACCCTGCCCGAGGACGTGGCGGGCGCCCTCGTCGCGCTCTGCGGGCCCGGCACGGACTGGATCACCGGCAATGTGATCGGCGTCGACGGCGGCGAGGACATCGTCGGCTGA
- a CDS encoding histone deacetylase, which produces MAIYTDSSGHAHDTGHGHPERAARLAALEGLFAGLDPARYRWLREAPVAAEGAITAAHTSGHLERVRAGCARGPGYLDPDTPVVPASWRAALCAAGAAIAACRAVAAGEARRAFCALRPPGHHAESSRAMGFCLFNNAAVAARSLQEAGLAAKVAIVDFDVHHGNGTQEIFWEDPTVFYASCHQSPLYPGTGRRSEVGAGPGLDCTLNRPLGPGSGDEQYLHWVGGELSAALRGFRPDFLLVSAGYDGHHADPLAQHDVTTAGYGQLSAQLGALADELCGGRLVAVLEGGYDLGALVESVAASLDAWSA; this is translated from the coding sequence CTGGCCATCTACACCGATTCGAGCGGCCACGCTCACGACACGGGGCACGGGCACCCGGAGCGCGCAGCGCGCCTCGCGGCGCTCGAGGGCTTGTTCGCCGGCCTCGATCCGGCGCGCTACCGCTGGCTCCGGGAGGCGCCCGTGGCCGCCGAGGGGGCCATCACCGCCGCGCACACGAGCGGCCACCTCGAGCGGGTGCGCGCCGGCTGCGCCCGCGGGCCGGGCTACCTCGATCCCGACACGCCGGTCGTGCCCGCGAGCTGGCGGGCGGCGCTCTGCGCGGCGGGCGCGGCGATCGCGGCCTGCCGCGCGGTGGCGGCGGGCGAGGCACGGCGCGCCTTCTGCGCGCTGCGCCCGCCCGGGCATCACGCCGAGTCCAGCCGGGCGATGGGCTTCTGCCTCTTCAACAACGCGGCGGTCGCCGCGCGCTCGCTGCAGGAGGCGGGCCTGGCGGCCAAGGTGGCCATCGTCGATTTCGACGTCCACCACGGCAACGGGACGCAGGAGATCTTCTGGGAGGACCCGACCGTGTTCTACGCGAGCTGCCACCAGTCGCCGCTCTACCCCGGCACCGGCCGGCGCAGCGAAGTGGGCGCCGGCCCCGGCCTGGACTGCACGCTGAACCGGCCGCTCGGACCGGGCAGCGGCGACGAGCAATACCTGCACTGGGTCGGGGGCGAGCTCAGCGCCGCGCTGCGCGGCTTCCGGCCGGACTTCCTGCTCGTCTCGGCCGGCTACGACGGGCATCACGCCGATCCGCTGGCCCAGCACGACGTGACGACCGCGGGCTACGGCCAGCTCAGCGCGCAGCTGGGCGCGCTCGCCGACGAGCTCTGCGGAGGCCGCCTCGTCGCCGTGCTCGAGGGGGGCTACGATCTCGGGGCCCTGGTCGAGTCCGTTGCCGCGAGCCTGGACGCCTGGTCCGCCTGA